CTGTAGCAATACTGCCACATTCTATTAAATCTTTATAATTGATTACCTCAGCTCTTATAAAACCTTTTTCCATATCAGAATGGATTTTCCCTGCTGCCTGAGGGGCTTTAGTTCCTTTTTTTATAGTCCAAGCTCTTACTTCTTTTGGTCCTGCAGTTAAAAAACTCATAAGTCCTAATAGATCATAGCTTGCTTTTATGAGTTTATCTAGTCCAGATTCTTTAAGTCCCAATTCATTTAAAAATATTTCTTTTTCTTCTTCGTTCAAAAGTGCTATTTCTGATTCGATTTTACCAGAAATGGCTATTGCTTGAGATCCTTCTTTTTCTGCATATTGTTTTACTAGTTTTACATAATTATTTTTTTCTACATCTATTAATTCCTCTTCTGAAATATTGCATACATATAATACTGGTTTCAATGAAAGTAAATTAAAGTTTTTTATCAAATCCATTTCTTCAGGCGTAAACTTTAGATTTCTTAGGGGAATATTTTTGTTTATGGAATACTTTAATTTATTTAATAAATCTAGTTCTTTTTTATAGGATGTATCTCCTTTAACTAATTTTTCAACTTTAGATAGTCTATTTTCAATAATTTCTAAATCAGATAACATTAATTCTAAATTAATTATTTCAATATCATTTAAAGGGCTAATTTTTCCTTCTACATGAGTTACATTTGGATCTTCAAAACATCTAACCACATGGATTATAGCTTGAACTTCTCTAATATGAGATAGAAACTTGTTTCCTAAACCTTCTCCTTTACTAGCTCCTTTTACTAGTCCAGCGATATCAAAAAACTCTATAGTTGCAGGGGTAACTTTCTCAGGTTTTACTAATTGAGCTAACATTTTTAGCCTTTCGTCAGGTACTGGAACTATTCCTACATTAGGTTCTATAGTACAAAAAGGATAATTTTCTGCTTCAGCCGTAGCTGCTGTTAATGCATTAAAAAGAGTACTTTTTCCTACATTTGGTAATCC
This portion of the Keratinibaculum paraultunense genome encodes:
- the ychF gene encoding redox-regulated ATPase YchF, which codes for MKLGIVGLPNVGKSTLFNALTAATAEAENYPFCTIEPNVGIVPVPDERLKMLAQLVKPEKVTPATIEFFDIAGLVKGASKGEGLGNKFLSHIREVQAIIHVVRCFEDPNVTHVEGKISPLNDIEIINLELMLSDLEIIENRLSKVEKLVKGDTSYKKELDLLNKLKYSINKNIPLRNLKFTPEEMDLIKNFNLLSLKPVLYVCNISEEELIDVEKNNYVKLVKQYAEKEGSQAIAISGKIESEIALLNEEEKEIFLNELGLKESGLDKLIKASYDLLGLMSFLTAGPKEVRAWTIKKGTKAPQAAGKIHSDMEKGFIRAEVINYKDLIECGSIATAKEKGLVRLEGKDYIMQDGDVVLFRFNV